From a single Mus caroli chromosome X, CAROLI_EIJ_v1.1, whole genome shotgun sequence genomic region:
- the Slc25a5 gene encoding ADP/ATP translocase 2, with product MTDAAVSFAKDFLAGGVAAAISKTAVAPIERVKLLLQVQHASKQITADKQYKGIIDCVVRIPKEQGVLSFWRGNLANVIRYFPTQALNFAFKDKYKQIFLGGVDKRTQFWRYFAGNLASGGAAGATSLCFVYPLDFARTRLAADVGKAGAEREFKGLGDCLVKIYKSDGIKGLYQGFNVSVQGIIIYRAAYFGIYDTAKGMLPDPKNTHIFISWMIAQSVTAVAGLTSYPFDTVRRRMMMQSGRKGTDIMYTGTLDCWRKIARDEGSKAFFKGAWSNVLRGMGGAFVLVLYDEIKKYT from the exons ATGACAGATGCCGCTGTGTCCTTCGCCAAGGACTTCTTGGCCGGTGGAGTGGCCGCAGCCATCTCCAAGACGGCGGTAGCACCCATCGAGAGGGTCAAGCTGCTGCTGCAG GTGCAGCATGCCAGCAAGCAAATCACTGCAGATAAGCAATACAAGGGCATCATAGACTGCGTGGTTCGTATCCCCAAGGAACAGGGAGTCCTGTCCTTCTGGCGTGGGAACCTGGCCAATGTCATCAGATACTTCCCCACCCAGGCTCTCAACTTTGCCTTCAAAGATAAATACAAGCAGATCTTTCTGGGTGGTGTCGACAAGAGGACCCAGTTCTGGCGCTACTTTGCAGGGAACCTGGCATCAGGTGGTGCCGCTGGGGCTACATCCTTGTGCTTTGTGTACCCTCTTGATTTTGCCCGTACCCGTCTAGCAGCTGATGTGGGCAAAGCTGGAGCTGAAAGGGAATTCAAAGGCCTTGGTGACTGCCTGGTTAAGATCTACAAATCTGATGGGATTAAGGGCCTGTACCAAGGCTTTAATGTGTCAGTACAGGGCATTATCATCTACCGAGCTGCCTACTTTGGTATCTATGACACTGCAAAGG GAATGCTCCCAGATCCCAAGAATACTCACATCTTCATCAGCTGGATGATTGCACAGTCTGTCACTGCTGTCGCTGGCCTGACTTCCTATCCTTTTGACACGGTTCGTCGTCGTATGATGATGCAGTCTGGACGCAAAGGAA CTGATATCATGTACACAGGCACGCTTGACTGCTGGCGGAAGATCGCACGTGATGAAGGGAGCAAGGCTTTTTTCAAGGGCGCATGGTCCAACGTTCTCAGAGGCATGGGTGGCGCCTTTGTGCTTGTCTTGTACGATGAGATCAAGAAGTACACATAA